The Melospiza georgiana isolate bMelGeo1 chromosome 1, bMelGeo1.pri, whole genome shotgun sequence genome contains the following window.
TGGTGTTTGAACGATGTTTTTTCACCTCATTCATCTAGAAGTCCCACTCATTGAAACAATTTCTGACCTCTTACAAAACCAGCAAGTTATAATATTTTCTTGCATTTCACAGAATTTCTGCATGAAACGGTACAATGTGAGCATTAACTCTTTTCTTGGCATTTAACTGGATACACTTTCACACATGCAAGCCTTCATATTATTTGAAGGTCAGATTTAAATGGAAAAGGCAAACGTGTAGCAAAAAGACTGTAGTAAGTCAGAGTCTCCTTCTGAACCATTatatcttaaaaatatatagtCAGTCCCGTCAAGACAAAATCTTCTTGGACAAAAAATCTTAGTGTGGCcagtgggaaggagctgctACAGTGGGTTGCTTAACTACAAATTAATTATGTGAATTTAATAGTCAAATATTCACTCAGGATGAAAAGAAATGTGCTCCTGGACATTAGTGGATAATGTGTGAATAATTTCATCTATCTGTCTTTTAATTAGACACCTATAAATAAGCTGGCTGTTGCAAGGTGCTCTGTAATTGGGTTACCTAAACACAAGTCCTTTCCTGGATCATCATATGCAATTACGTGCGATAGCTACAGATTGTTAATTGCTACTGTTtcttctattattattattattattattattggtattattatcatcatcatcatcatttaAGGATCAGGCAATATGCCCCATTGCAATTTTGCATGCatgtctgggaaaaaaaagtagatgACATAAATCGCATGCATAATCTCAGGAGACAATCATTTTAAATCTTAATTGGCTGCCTTTTAAATATCATTTAAGGTCTCgttttctctgcctctctctctctagTTAAGAAGGTGTTGTGTCAAAGTCTATTACCTTGCTGGACGTCTCGCCTctaagtttttttaaaaaaatagaaccATCAGCAGAGGTTTGAGAGGTCGATAAAGCTTTTAgatttggagatgttttcagggAGCCCATTTCCTGCGGCTAAGAGTTGTTAATGGAGCTTAAGGAATTATCTTATGACTCGGGCTGGGAGAGCCGTATATTTCTTTGCTCCTGTTCCCTTGTCGAGGCTGAATATGCTCCTGTCAAACTCGCTTAATGAAAAGTAACGCGTCGCTGATTACAGTTTTATTTGGGCTCTATGTAAAAAGCACTGTTAATTTAGCATCCCCTCCTTTGTGTGTTTGAATTTGCCATGGCTGAATGATTTAGAGTCTCTCAGTTTCAAGACGTTTCTCtatgattttttcccctcctccttcttTCTAAGTCTGCCTTTATATTTCTGCTTTGTACAGACATACGAGCTGCACGGCTTTCCCTTTCAGCCCTGCAGCTTCCTCTAAAGCAGCAGAACCTGATCTTTGACTTGTGCTATTGAATCAAAtggtaaaattaatttctcacattttttgtccatatttaaaaaaatcaaaacaaccgAACAACAAGAACCCCAACCCTTTTGAAAGACCTCTGCATTTCATGGCTGATCTAAATCAAAAGGTTTGTGTATTAAAGCAAGAAACTTTTTGCCTCCCCCTTAACTGGCACGTCTCCTCTCAGGATGAGCAATGTTTTGGTGTGAGCACACACAGATTTACCAGACCCGAGATACAGCCTGCTCCCTGGTCCAGAGAGCCCTGCTCTTGTTATACAGTGGTCATAAACTTACTCAAACTTGTTTTATAACAACAATAACACGAAAATGAAGGGATAAAGTGTTGATCCGCTTTTCTTTGGGCTGATGGTATTTCAGTGCGCCTGTGTTTTGCCCACAGTGTTATCACCTTCTTTTtaagtccagaggagggaaggagtggggggagagggagagtGTTGCCTCCCAAACGGCGGGATGTCCGAACTGAATCCTGCACCCAGCCAAATCCGGCCAGCAATGACTTGTAAAATGACTTTTGTGGCTTGCGGGGTCACCCGCCGAGAGCCAGCCCAGGGAGGCCGGCGGGGGCCGGCACTCCTCAAAGTCAGGGAGCTTTTCAGGCTGAGAGGCATTTTTGGCTGCTCGTTGGACGAGACCTCTCCTTGCAGGCAGACACACAGaacccacacacacactcgGCTGTCTCCGTGTTAGGAGAAAAAATGGAGTTCCCTTCCACTCCACAGAGCCTCTGTCGCATGGAAACCGAAGCCCACCGGGagcccccgtgtcccctccagTCCCCGCACATCCAGCAAGGCTGGCACAGGCAAACCTCGCCGCTTTAACATCACCCGCGCAGCACTCTGAGGGGTTCGTGCCCCATCCCTCTTGGCTCTACCAATGGTTTGAAGGCAGCCCGAACGCTCgccttcctccccttccctctccctcatCCCCGTCTCTTTAGTTTGgctgaaaataatttgctttgtCTAAAGGGTTTCAGAGGCAAAGCTCGCCGGCCGCCCCGGCTGCATTAAAATTCCTGCCGGCCCAGCCTTTAGCTCAGATCGCGGCTCCCCCGAGACTCCACTTTCGCTATTACTGTCAAGTACCCTTGACTCTTTATTTTTGCCCTTTTATCTATTACAACTAATTCGAGTTCTTTTGCCCTTTTCAGTTTAAGACGTGGGCTTTCTGTAAAGCCTCCCCCTGCCACCGAGCTCTCCGGGTGCAGAGCCTTTAGAAATTGAGGGGTTTACtgtcaaaatgaaaatttcacttCAAATTATCTCGGCTGATGCACGTTTTCCAGGCCGGGGGCTCCTGTCTGAGCCTTTTGACAGCCAGATCAGCAGAGGGGTTCAGTGATCTCGATAATATCATCCAAGAGAGCGAAAGTCAATACAATGACAGGGAATATGACTGGATACAATCCAATTACGGCTGCTCGCAGAGAGGGGAAGGGCTTGATCTGATCTCCGCACCTGGATTCCTTTATTCAGTCCTTGCACTAACAGGTCTCACTAGAAACTTCGCCGGCTGGAGTATGTTATATTTTGGCTGAGTGTTTTCTCGGTTGCGTTTATAGTTGTCTTTGTTTATTTCCCCCCTTTATTGTAATCTTATTTATTGTGAAGAGGGGCGGACCGACGGGGAGCcgctggggtgggatgggcgAGAACGCTGGGAGGCAAGGAAAGCTCTTCTGCCTGTGCCCATGTCAGTTTGGTCCTGTGGGTGCTCTCGGTTCATCGTTGCACCGGGCGCCCAGGCTCAGGGGTTTTGGGCCGGCCCGGGTAAGCCGGTATCTATTGTTGCCTCGCAGTTTCTTTTCCAGCAGTTCTCCCTGTCTCCCGGTCCGGGGATCAGTAAAGTTTGTTCCCATTCcggggaaggaaaggaaatcttTTAAGCGCCTGTTACCTAAGCGGTAAATTGGCTGCGAGTGCTCCTGAATCACACGTCGAGAGCgctcttcctccctctctctttttgttGGCTGCACTCTATTTAATGTCAAAACGGTAAAGCATCTGTACTGAAGTGCTGAAATATTCATGGCGGATCAGCGATTCTCCGCactggcagaggagctggaaagCTAAAACGGTTCTTTAAAAGATCAAATTTTCCATGTGAATCAATTGCTCCGCGCGCGGCGGAGGCGACGCCGCGGCAGAGCCCGGCCCTTGGGGGCCGAcccccgcccgcccgcagctcgggaaggaggggagggggaagcgAGGGATgctcccgccccgccgggccTCGGCGGGCAGCCGGAGCCCCCGCTGCCGGCCCGGGACGCGGCCGgggcccggcgctgccccgcggAGCGCAGCCCAGCATCGCTCCTGTGCGCAGCCCAGCATCCCCGGGCTCCGTCTCAGTCCCGCGGCCGCGCTGCGCCGAGcctctcttcccctctcccGGCAGCCTGTTGACAGTCCTTGGAATTACCGGGGTCGGCTCCGAGGGGGAATTTGAAACATAGAAGTTGTTTGTTGCCCAATGCAAAACGCCACCACTTGTGTTACCTCTGAAACAGACAATTTATTGGAGTGAGCATACCctttaacatattttttttttgtcaagatAAATTTGTGCAGTAGGTGTAAACTTAGTAGAAGTGCTGTTTGTGAATTATATGCTAACAAGGAAATCAGGAGGAAAAACTCTCGAAAAGTCTTTACAACTAATGTCGGCATGCCTTAAATTAAATCTGAATTAAAATTTCCCGTTTGTAAACTTTCGGATGTAAACTTTTTAAGTAGGTCTACACTATAGTACGTGCTTTTTGGACATGGAATTAAATAACTTTCACGACATTGATCCCTTAAAGTCGCAGCCAGGAGAAAATGTTCAGAACAGCAATGAGCAAAGTCTTTCCGTTGAACTGAGCAAACCGAACTTTAAATCCTCGTTTATGTTgtttgtgttaaaaaaaaaaaaaaaaggaagaaaaagtttttatttttaaatttaaactcTTGCAAGTCTCTTTTCAGTGTAGCTGACTCTTCAAGCGTTAGAAAGTCTTTTGCCCCTCGGCGGGCCTGTTAGGAACAAAACATTTTGCTTCCTGATTTGGGAAACGCCAGAAACTCTTTGTTTGAGTCATGGTGGGCCAGGTTTGAGAGCTGCCCCTTGAGCACATTGGCGCCGTTCCCCACCGCGCGTCCCAAGGCGCCCGTTTCCAGAATGGCTCCTTTGGTGGTAGCCCAGGAAACTGTTGTGTTGCTCAGGGCTTGGTTTAAAGTACTGTGCCTGAACAGGGGGTCGTGAAACACCCCGTCCACCCAGTTCCTGAGGTTGGTCACCGGCGAATCCTGGTGCCTGTCCATGACGCTGaccggggcgggagcggcggcggcggccgagCCCCCGGGCCGTTTCAGCATGCAGGAGGGGTACTCGGCCTGGTTGAGGGAGGTGGCGGTGTGCGCCAGGGACCAAATCCTGGGCTTcgcctccagcagctgctgcccctgctggaAGCACATCTTGGACTCGCAGCCGCGCTGCCGGGCGCCCAGCGGGTCGGGGCCGCACTCCTCCGCCGCCGTCTTCAGGCAGCTCCGCGCCCGCTctgccgccgcctcctcctcctcctcctcctccccggcggcggcgggcggcggcatCTTGGCGGGGAGCTCGGCGGGCCGCGGCGGGAGGCTGCCGcccgggagcgggagcgggtGCGGGTGCGGGAGCGGGTGCGGGAAGGGCCGCCGCAGCTCGCACTCCGAGCTCTCCGACTCGGCGGCGTCCAAGTCCTCCAGGTCgctgagctccagctccttctcctccttgcCCGTGGGTTctgcggggcgggggcgggggaaGGGACAGCAAAAACAAGACACACGGTCACTGTCGGCGCCGCActgccccgcggccgcccccaCCAGCGAGGCCCGCGGCCGCCCCCACCAGCGAGGCCCGCCCCGGGGGCGAGCTGCCGGCCGAGCCCCCGCGGCCGCACCGCTAAGTGCCTGGTTTTAGCAGGGTACCCTCGGCTTTCCCGCTCTTCATCGCCTCTTCCTGCgaaccctcctcctcctcctcctcctcttcctcgtAGGGCCGCTTCTCGTCAGAGCACTTGTTCCGCGGAGGCCAGGTCATCTTGTTCTCCTTCTTGAGCCGCCGGCGGGCGTTGGCGAACCAGGTGGAGACCTGGGTGAGGGTCATCTTGGTGATGATGGCCAGCATGATCTTCTCGCCCTTGGTGGGGTAAGGGTTCTTGcggtgctcctgcagccaggccttCAGCGTGCTGGTCGTCTCTCGGGTGGCGTTTTTCCTCCGCGTCCCGCCGTCCATCGTCCCGTACCTGCGGGCACAGGGGAGCCCCCGGGATGTGACAGCTCGCTGTCGCCCCTCGCGCACCTGCCcagagccccggccccgccgcttgCCTGCGGCACCCCCAGGAGGGCAGCTGGACCGGAGAGGGGGGAGATGGATGAGGACAGCTCGGTTTAAGAGGGATGAGGACAGCTCAGCTTTATGAGGGAGACCAGCCTAGAAAATTCAGCAAGAAGGAAGGGTtcaaccagcagcagcagcgggcagtGCAAATTTCCACTCTGCCTTGGCGGTGGTGGCAGAAAGAGGGAAGGAATCGTCTGCTTTTATTTGCTGTAAAGTCAATGTCAACATTTCGGGCAGCAGGAAAATCCTAGCAGCTTGCGAACTCAGAGAAATACCACTTTCCTCTCGTTTTATTAGTCCTCCCCAAACAAAATTCATCGGGGTGACCCCAGGGTGTAAGTGttaatagaaatatatttccTCTTACTCCTTTTATTAGTAATCTCCTTTACCCTTTTGTTCCTGAAATTGTAGGAACCTAACGCAGATGACACTGGGCTGCGACTGAATATTTAATGCACATCCTCCAGGAAAGGTCACTGGTGCCCAATGGGCCTCTGAGCTGGGAGCGGCGTGTAAGGGGGTTTGCGCTGCTTTAAAACTAATAAATATACACGGGATGCCCAAGCCTGACTCCGCGCACGGAAAGATAATTACGGCCCCGGTAAAGAGGGATTGCCCCCCGCGCTACCGCCCGCCCGGGGGGCGGAGGACCCCGCGTGGAAAGGGGAGGCGACACGGCTGGGGCCGGGAGATGCTGAGAGGCGAGCGGGCAGGctggcggggcggggcggggatGGCGGGCGGGGgtggcggggccgggggcagcgagcggggccgggctgggcacgGCGCTTACCTGTCGTACTGGTACTGGCTGAGGGTGTGATCGTAGGGGTAGTAGGCAGCCGCGGGGGCGATGCCCGCATGCGCAGAGCCGCTCCCGTCCTTCGCCTCCAAACTGTTCTGCAAGAGACGCCGCCCGCCGCCCTCAGGCCCCGCCGCCCTCAGGCCCCGGCACCGGCACAGCCCGGACCGCGCTCGGCACCGCCGCCCTCAGCCCCCGGcacccctgcccggctcccctgcccggctcccctgcccggctcctccGCCCCGCGGCCCGACCGGACCTTCGCGGGGGCCCCTCGGCCGCGGCGCCCAGCGACATCAATAGGGACATTAACTCGCGCTGTTACGgtgcaaggggaaaaaagaagagggaaagaaaaaaaaaaaaaaaaggaaaataaaaaaaaggctGTGTGGGAAGAcggcatcttttttttttttttttttttttttttttgcaagccTGGGTATGGGTCGCCGTGAGCTGCCCGCCCGGACGGGCCCTCGGCAGCTCGTCAGGCGCGACTTTTAATTGCGTTACCGTGAGGGGCGAGCGCCGGGCAGGCGCAGCTGCTGACCGCGGGGCTGGgcccggggcgcggcggggcgcaGGAGAagcgcccggggctgcccccgccCGGGGAGGGGGTCCCGCCGAGCCGCCCCCGGGGcacgggagggagggagggagcgagcATCCCCCGGGCGGCTTACCAGGGAGTAGAAGGCGGGAGCCTCTGTCCCGTAGGTCACGTAGTTTCCATAGCCCTGGGGCCCGGCGTAGGGCCCGCCGTAGACGCCCAGGGCGGCGGCGGAGTTGAGCTCGTGGCGGGCGGTGGCGAGCAGGCGGCTCTCGTACACCGGGCAGTACACGGGCGTCTGCGCCGAGGCGGCCGCCCCCGTCTCCGCCAGCGTGCGGCTGCTGGACTCGCAGCAGGTCGTCAGGGAGTTGGTGCTCATCAGGAACTGCAGGGAAAGAGAGCGGCGCTGAGGGCGGGGTGGGGGGAACTTCCCAAAGTGCAACCAAGTTTGGGGTCGGTTGCTTTTGGATTGTGTGGGTTTGGtagggttttgtttgggttcggtttggttttggtttttttttttcccccaaaatcagGTCGTAGCTTTGGGGTGTCGCCCACCCTCCTGCCTCCTCTGGAGTATTTTACTTCAATCGTGATAGAAACGCTCTGCAGAAGCGCAGAGGTGCAAGTATTTTATGAGTTTTTTAGAACGACtccacaacaacaacaacaaccaaacgCCCCGTGACTGTGGATGTTTAATCCTCTATAATACATTCCTCAGGCCCTCTGCATTTAAAAGCTAACTTTTCCTGGGGTGTTTTCGCAAGACTGGGGTTTACACCGTTTTCTCCACTTGCAGCACAATGATCCCCATCTGCGTTTTTAAACCCTTTTTTTCGAAGTCATTCATGCATATTTATTTTGACTGCAGATTTGTAGCAGCCACGCACGCATCTGTTATTAACCTGCTGGTTTAGAATATCCCATTCTTTTTCTACGGGCCGGACCTCTGTACATCCATGTTTAATTGATAAACTGTGAATTTAATcgtgaaaggaaaaaaaaaacaaacggGAGGGGGGGCGAGGTGCGGGTGGGGGTTGGGGATCTCCAGCTCCCCTTCTCACCTCTCTCATCTCTGTAATCATCTCCCACGCGTCTTTATCACCCCCAAACACCCCGAATCCCGCGTGTTTCGTCCCATTTTAAAACTGGTGCCCGACACAGAACTTGGGTGCCTTGTAAAGCTGCGGAACAGCATCTGCTTTGCCGCTACCGCAGGCGGAGAGGATCCCTGCAGCCCTCATCCCGGACGGAAGGCATCGATAAGGACTGAAATTCAATCAATTAACGTTGGCAGGCAAAAAGTCTTACCTGGGGTGCAGAGGAGTAAGGGTAGCCAAACTGAGGATAGGACATGGTACAGAGGCTCCCAGTTATCTAGAAACAAGGCGAGGCGTCTGATCTGCACGCTAttgcagcctggctctgctctgttgTACCAATTGATTGGTAACCACAGGTCCCTAGATGCTTATAGGACGAAGCAGAAAAccacatttaatttatttacatgaaaacttaaacttttttcttttctttttaaatatgtaCGGCGATTTTAGCACCTTCCCCGCTACAGCTACGACACAGAAATAATTGTTACATGTAGGCTCCAAGGCTGGCAGACGTGACGGCAAAAACAAATACTTTGCACCCACGGAAAAATACAAGGTGGGAAGAAGAAAAGTGATACAAATGCATCAGCTCACAAGCACGTTGTTTTAAAAGAGCCGAGAC
Protein-coding sequences here:
- the IRX4 gene encoding iroquois-class homeodomain protein IRX-4, producing MSYPQFGYPYSSAPQFLMSTNSLTTCCESSSRTLAETGAAASAQTPVYCPVYESRLLATARHELNSAAALGVYGGPYAGPQGYGNYVTYGTEAPAFYSLNSLEAKDGSGSAHAGIAPAAAYYPYDHTLSQYQYDRYGTMDGGTRRKNATRETTSTLKAWLQEHRKNPYPTKGEKIMLAIITKMTLTQVSTWFANARRRLKKENKMTWPPRNKCSDEKRPYEEEEEEEEEGSQEEAMKSGKAEEPTGKEEKELELSDLEDLDAAESESSECELRRPFPHPLPHPHPLPLPGGSLPPRPAELPAKMPPPAAAGEEEEEEEAAAERARSCLKTAAEECGPDPLGARQRGCESKMCFQQGQQLLEAKPRIWSLAHTATSLNQAEYPSCMLKRPGGSAAAAAPAPVSVMDRHQDSPVTNLRNWVDGVFHDPLFRHSTLNQALSNTTVSWATTKGAILETGALGRAVGNGANVLKGQLSNLAHHDSNKEFLAFPKSGSKMFCS